Part of the bacterium genome is shown below.
ATCAGGTGGGCCGTTGGAATCAGGCGAGCCACTGGAATCAGGCGAGCCTGTCGAAGCGCAGGGCCAGGGCCAGGTCCTTGACCGAGCGGACTACGTAGTCCAACTCGTCGTTGCGGAGCTTGGGGTACAGCGGCAGGGTTAAGGTGCTCGCCCCGATGGCCTCGGCCACCGGGAAATCGCCGGGCTTGAATCCGTAGGTGTCGCGGAAGAATTTCTGCAGGTGCACGGGGATGTAGTTGATCGAGACCCCGATGCCGCGTTCCTTGAGGCCGGCCAGGAGCCGGGCGCGCTTGTCCGCGGGCGCCAGCAGGGTGAACACGTGGTGGCTGTGCACGCAGCCGGGCAGCCAGTCCATGAAAGTGATCCCGGGCACGCCGGACAGCTTTTTCCGGTAAAGTCCGGCCAGACGGGTGCGGCGCGCGAGGAACCGTCCGGCGCGCTCGAGCTGGCCGGGCAGCAGGGCGGCCTGAAGGTTGTCCATGTTGTATTTCCAGCCCAGGCGCGTGATCTGGTAGGCCACGTCATCCTTGCCGTAGCGCTCGCTGGCGGTGTGGTCCATACCGTGGTGGCGCAGGGACTTGAGAAGATCGGCCGTTTCGGCGTCGTGCACGGACACGGCTCCGCCCTCGCCGCAGGTGATACTCTTGGTGGGGTAGAACGAGAAGCAGGCGAAATCTCCCAGCTCTCCCACGCGGACCCCATCCCGCGAGGCCTCCAGGGCGTGGGCGGCGTCCTCGATCAGGGCCAGGTTGTGGCGGTCGGCGATGGCGCGCAGGGCGCGCATGTCACACATCTGGCCGTACAGGTGCACCGGCAGGAGGGCTTTGGTGCGCCCGGTGAGCGCCGCCTCGACCCGGCCGGCGTCCATGTTGCCGGTGCCCGGCTCCACATCCACGAACACCGGTGTCGCCCCGGCCATGATCACGGCCAGGGCCGTGGCGGAGAAGGTCATCGGCGTGGTGATCACCTCATCGCCGGGGCCCACCCCGGAGGCGAGCAATGCCAGGTGCATCGCCCCGGTGCAGCTGGTCACGCCCACGGTGTAAGGCGCTCCCAGATAGGCGGCGAGTTGCTCCTCGAACTGCTCGACCAGCTTGCCGGTGGTCAGGAACAGGCCGTCCAGGGCGCGGCAGACATCGCGCTTTTCGCGCCGTCCGAGGTTGTGCCTGAAAAACTCCACTTTACGCATGAGGTTTCCTGTCGGTTTGTCGTCCGGCATAGCTTAACTCCGAACATATCGACTG
Proteins encoded:
- a CDS encoding DegT/DnrJ/EryC1/StrS family aminotransferase: MRKVEFFRHNLGRREKRDVCRALDGLFLTTGKLVEQFEEQLAAYLGAPYTVGVTSCTGAMHLALLASGVGPGDEVITTPMTFSATALAVIMAGATPVFVDVEPGTGNMDAGRVEAALTGRTKALLPVHLYGQMCDMRALRAIADRHNLALIEDAAHALEASRDGVRVGELGDFACFSFYPTKSITCGEGGAVSVHDAETADLLKSLRHHGMDHTASERYGKDDVAYQITRLGWKYNMDNLQAALLPGQLERAGRFLARRTRLAGLYRKKLSGVPGITFMDWLPGCVHSHHVFTLLAPADKRARLLAGLKERGIGVSINYIPVHLQKFFRDTYGFKPGDFPVAEAIGASTLTLPLYPKLRNDELDYVVRSVKDLALALRFDRLA